One window of the Eucalyptus grandis isolate ANBG69807.140 chromosome 8, ASM1654582v1, whole genome shotgun sequence genome contains the following:
- the LOC104415025 gene encoding uncharacterized protein LOC104415025 isoform X2, whose amino-acid sequence MDAATGEHYRIFSLLLAGAVHAAAAATAVRARRLCRIPKPPVHVGSRNALGFVRRHVEIAAPPSPLLLSPSVFAGKKALWEHCVYGFTPTIGSANHLLQYAKEHKDATLMQEVMKLLKKNNLPLRPTTANIVFSICDDTDSWGLLTKYSKRFVKNGVNLHKAAFDIWMEFAAKVGDIESLWKTEKLRCESMKQHTVGSGFSCAKGYLLEGKPEEAATVIHVLNQSFPDAKRSSIMVELQKLVSEWLFEVIKRKKEDDHKALAASFKSNIPATVSSLLNTGLEVKVNMEQLTTEGTLC is encoded by the exons ATGGACGCCGCCACAGGAGAACATTACCGTATTTTTTCGTTGCTCCTCGCCGGAGCCGtgcacgccgccgccgccgccaccgcggTGAGAGCTCGCAGGCTCTGCCGCATTCCCAAGCCTCCGGTTCATGTCGGCTCGCGGAATGCGCTCGGATTCGTGCGCAGGCATGTCGAGATCgcagctcctccttctcctctgctgcTCAGTCCCTCGGTTTTCGCAG GTAAGAAGGCCTTGTGGGAGCATTGTGTCTATGGATTCACCCCTACAATTGGCTCTGCAAACCACCTTTTG CAATATGCTAAAGAGCACAAAGATGCTACCCTCATGCAGGAAGTTATGaagcttttgaagaagaataacTTGCCATTGCGACCCACCACGGCCAATATTGTTTTCAG CATTTGTGATGATACAGACAGTTGGGGTTTGCtcacaaagtattcaaagagaTTTGTCAAAAATGGAGTGAATTTGCATAAAGCTGCATTTGACATCTGGATGGAGTTTGCTGCAAAAGTTG GAGACATTGAATCTCTATGGAAAACTGAGAAGTTAAGATGTGAGTCCATGAAGCAGCACACCGTGGGCAGTGGGTTCTCATGTGCGAAG GGATATTTACTTGAAGGCAAACCTGAGGAGGCTGCTACAGTCATTCACGTCTTGAATCAG AGTTTTCCTGATGCTAAGAGGTCCAGCATCATGGTTGAACTTCAAAAGCTTGTCAGTGAGTGGCTTTTCGAGGTTATCAAAcggaagaaagaagatgacCACAAG GCATTGGCTGCTTCTTTCAAATCCAATATCCCGGCCACAGTTAGCTCCTTATTAAACACGGGCTTGGAGGTGAAAGTGAATATGGAACAACTAACCACTGAAGGCACCCTTTGTTAA